The Haematobia irritans isolate KBUSLIRL chromosome 1, ASM5000362v1, whole genome shotgun sequence DNA segment tcacccCATTAGTTTTTGAAAAATCGCCTATATGcccataaaaaataacaaaatcgcCTATATGCccttaaaattcgcttacgccttacacaaaatgcaggacactcacacaagaggtgtttaattgattccctttcctccgcatcatgacagctcatataaTAGTcagtatacttcgcaccaattgtttatgtaaaatcgcctctcaggcagcgacccgttatagcagatatgatttaggatatctgacgtcttgagaacactaacatatctagtgtgcggtttaagtttaaatgggccatatttgcttggtgtcgttaggttaggttatgtggcagcccgatgtatcaagctcacttagactattcagtccattgtgataccacagtggtgaacttctctcttatcactgagtgctgcccgattccatgttaagctcaatgacaagggacctcctttttatagccgagtccgaacggcgttccatattccagtgaaacctcttagagaagctttgaaaacctcagaaatgtcaccagcattactgaggtgggataatccaccgctgaaaaactttttgatgttcggaatcgaacccacgaccttgtgtatgcaaggcgggcatgctaaccattgcaccacggtggctaccttggtgtcgttacaacccttgcaattctcccatggaacatttgccatcataacagccttctcacgcagcatgagcttacaggtagccaggggcataccaacagattctagttcccctggaatatgtaaggtagtccctagccttgccaactcatccgcttcgcagttccccggtatgttcctatggccaggaacccatattaggtgaatattgtactgctcagccatctcattaagagatttgcggcagtcaattgccgttttcgagttaaagaacacagagtccaaggatttgattgcaggttgactgtctgagtatatattaatgccaacattttttggaaaattacttCTCTGCCAATTcgacacctctcttattgctaatatttcggcctgaaaaacactacaatgattaggtaatattttcgctatttgaagatctttagaatatacgagGATACCCActagtccatccaatttggagccatcagtgtagaaatctatatatcgtttattccccggggtctgtgttcaccacggtgacattaatacaagaggttaatgtggtagtttgcaataagtgcgatgtcccaaccttcgtcactaaaaacaggcaagaggttttggacgtcaccttcGATTCGTAGGAACTGAATGGGAAGATATCTGATGGGCACGTTTTAAGTGAACATCGACCGCCATGGTGgtttacggagttaagtaatattaggaaatcctgcaggaagctctttaacaaagcaaagcccaccagagctcctgaggattgggacgcttacaagaagaatctgagaggatacaagcgagaactgagaaatgctcagcCTTGcttttggaatgattactgcagcagtattgaaaatacgtccgaggcttccagactacggaaggtattaGCATCCAACAACGCagatccaggtttcattaaaacatcggaggacaattggacaacgtccagtgaggagacgttggagatactattggacacacattttcctggaaatcaaacGGTTGAACTAAGTTCTGGCAGTGCCACAGCGGCTCAGCTGTCATTTCCATTGGAATGTTgcattggaatgttgctataaacaaccttctggtttccctagaaaaagaaaggataatagtggtggcatacgcagatgatgtcccgtattatacagagagccctccggacgactgagaaatgggcgaaagagaatgatcTAGGGGTAAAtcatgcaaagacagaactagcctcgtactgcaaagatcccaaaactcccacggttaaacccatatccttagggggtattgaaattccctttggtgagtgtgcaaaataccttggcgttattttggacaggaagctgaactttaagcttaatattgaagaaagggcgagaaaagtcacggtagctttgtactcatgcaaaaaggcaataggaaaaaagtggggactaaaactgaaaattgttcgttggctatacacggcagtggttagtatTAGAGTTCGCGTTCAAGCAATTTATAGAACAATCTTCAATGAAGCTTTATTTCAAcacacataaaaaattgaatgaaaaattggtataaagaaaaatgtattCGAACAATTCAGTGCATACATGtgaatagaaatttatttatgcAAAATACAAATTGTGTAAAGTAGAAAATGTATCCTAACACCCTTCCTCAATTTGTACAACGGATTCCTCACTGAATTTTGCTAACTTCGCAGCGGATGATTTTTTGGTCATCATATCTGCGATCATGGATTCTGTTGGACAATATGAACATATAATTTGCTTTTTCTTTACGTggtctttgacaaaatgtactttGGTATCAATGTGTTTAGTTCTGCTACTgagattttcatattttatcaaTTTCAAAACACTTTCATTAtctccaaaaatttttgttggctCATTTTGTTTTGTCATCATGTCGCTTAACAGTGCCCGTAGCCAAATTGCCTCTTTATGATATGAATTTTGAATTATGAATTATTAGATATGAATTCTGATTAAGTTGATGAGAGGGAAACGCAAGTTTGCTTTTTTACATGGCCAGTTGATAGAACCGCCattcatttggaaaataaacCCAGAATTAGATTTCCTGTCGGTTCTGTCGCCTGCCCAATTTGCATCAGCATAACCGATTAGCACATTTTGGTTTAAAGTAGTAGTGTTACTTACTTCTCGTCATCTTACAATTGGCACATATCTCACACATTTGCGTTATTCCGCAGTCAACAATAGTAAAATCACTTACCGTTTTATTGTATTGCATTTCCTTAATAGCTTTAACATCTCCATGAGCAAATACTTTATGCCAATAATGGATACAGTTTCGAGAATTGCATTTGGTTATCAATGCCTGGTTGTTTAGTTGTCTAAGACAAAACAGTCCATTACGTACATCTGCCACTCCGATTCTTTTCCATTGCGATTTCGGAATTTGCACATTTGAAAATCCACTAGAAATCCTTTCTTCAgcaattttgatacaaatattaaatttacatgaaacgaAGGTATGTACAAAACATCTTCCATCGTTACGTCTGACTTTTCACCGCCTTTGTTATGCATTACCAGTTTACAAGATCCTTTGCCCTTTGAAGCCACTACCGTTCCATTTGCAATTGAGACAGATTCATAAATAGTTTAATTCAACGTAATAAAATCTTCTCTTCTTGTACTGATGTGGCAAGTTGCTCCGGAATCTAACATCCAACATGATACGTCGCCAGCGcaagaaaaaatataattatcttTAGATTCTACGTTGTTAGCTTGCTGCTTTGATTCATTAGTTGTCCGTTGATTGTCCTTTTTGAATTTCCAACAGTTTTTCTTCAGATGACCTTTTATTTTACAATAGTGACACCTTTTTCCACTGTAGTCATCTTGCTTAACTTGAGGTATCTTGGATGAATTTAGTACGGAATTGGGTGTGGCATCCTTAGCCTGCCGTTGGTATTCTTCAGTAAGCTGTTTTGAACGATGTGTATCGTTAGCTTTTCCATTATACGGGCTTCCAATGCGGTTACCAATGTATCAAACGATGGCGGTAAGCTACTGAGCAACATAGCGATAACCCATCGTTCAGAAAATCTCTCACCAACAGCCTCAAGCTTTTCGAAAAGAATTTTCATATCCGCAATGTAATCAGACATGGTGTTTtccattttaaatttcataCCACATATCCTGCGTATTATAACATACGTACATACCAAGAGTGTCCTTTTCATGGTGTGACTTTAAAATTGTCCATGATTCATTTGCTGATTTCGCCCGCCTTATAAGTAATAGTTAGTTGTCCTCCGCAGATAACCCGATTAGAATCATGgcgttttcattattttttatccaaGCTTCATCTGGTTTGTTCGGACTAGGTTCAATAACGCATTTCCAAGCCCCTTCTCTGCGTAAAATCAGCTCCATTTTAAACTTCCACAGATGATAATTATCCGCGTTGAGCTTCATGAACGACGTCTTAGTTAAATCCATGAAGGCCCATAACCTATTAGAGTTCGTGTTCAAGCAATTTACAAAACAATCTTCAACGAAGCTTTATTTCAacacatataaaaaaatgttatgaaaaaattttttaatgaaaaatttatgcGAACAAATCAATGCATACATgtgaatataaaattattaatgtaaAGTACAAATTGTGTAAAGTAGAAAATGTATCTCTaacagttagacctataatgctatatggtgttgtagtctggtggccggcacttcagaagccgacaagtttagacaaagttcagcgtatggcgtgcttgtgtatctcaggcgcattcagtaagacaggaacacattcccttaatgtcatgctgcatctattgattTAGACATTTGGGTCGAAGAACGGCCGtgtggttgcgcgagctattgctgtggtcggaaaaaggtacggccacagttcggtcctcaaaataatgccaaatgtgcctaacgtagtggattacactattcgactaaaaagttttaaactctaattcccaacagtgaggcatggtgcacacagaccctgaggaaattggatggacaagtgggtttcggagtataatctaaagatctggaacttggaATAGCGAATGACTGTAGTGTTTatgaggctgaaatattagcaataagagatctatcgaattggctgagaagtaatgttttaaaaaatgttggcattaatatatactcagacagtcaacctgcaatcaaatccttggactctggactagaatctgttggtatgcatcTGGCTAcacgcaagctcttactgcgtgagaaggcttttATGATGCCAaacgttcgatgggagaattacaagggttgtaacgacaccaagcaaatatggccccatttaaacttaaaccgcatactagatatgttagtgttgtcaagacgtcagatattactcctgatatctgctgatAAGCGatcttgcaaaaactattgtcgcgaagtataatgactattgtatgagctgtcatgatgcgcagGAAAAGGGTCAATTAAAcatctcttgtgtgagtgtcctacattttgtgtaggttaggttaggttgtagcgGATGACATCAATTTCGTGttgaattgatgtccacttagaccagtataggacCATTGTGATTTGATCTTTCCCTCTTCttccttccgatgcggtccCCTTTGGAATAGTCCCACAACTTCCAACTgctcattttctttaaaagaaatctttgaacaaccaaccagaggccctgataaatgtaagtatgttccttaagctgcactcccgcagatcagtgagaatctgaaagaaaaaggacactggcacaggacgagtcctccgtaacttccgcGTCCaagcaccatctacagatatcatcacCTTTAAGGCCTGTTcgtaccatgtgtttcccaagcgTGTTATGTCCTGTTACGATGCCAAGCAATGGCCGCAATTCCTATCTGTTCATCGACTCTAAAATTTCgcagttcctacgtttctttcGTCCTATTATCCCACAGTGCCCAGGTACTGCTGGTCTGCACAAGTATGCATGAAAGCGATTTCAAATGGCTtggatttttatagaacatgcagaacagagaacggctgcgatccaaagattatagatttgaggaagatgggagattggcttgcgtcataccaaatgttgcatttaccagattagtttaatacatgtttgtaatcttttagttgttttagtttttattttttaaatgaaaaatgtaattttcttaatgaaacaatgttaaattttaggcaacaaaaaaaattacattttcccctttatggaaatttatttcgtgctcttaatttctttttatttgcattttaatgctatgtcaatacttgtcgtatacgcgtttggttcgagtattaaactaatgtggtaaatggtttgatgtgctcagtagccaatctcccatcttcctcttttattatctttgctgcgatctaccgcaaccgaccagtgtattgttacgtttttatatttaggcgtttttaattacccgacaattaaaacacagttcttttaaataacgacaatctacaatttatttactatgacttcacactttacaattcgttcacactgaagttattcgtttgacgctttaattaagactgactcgttagcagcatgcgaacgcttttatatatgacggtgtggcaatacgagaacattctggtagcacttcaatattctggcaacgccagaacattcttagacaatgctagaaggatctacgaccattaagttgtttacctggtggctgccaaacacatacacactcacatagatatatgctcgcattactacaacaacaacaataatgacaatagacaatgagatgaaatgagaatgcagaataacaaagcaaaggggttgctattctatgagagagtaagaaccaacatttcggtaagcaaacaaaagaacataaaagaaattcaggaaaatactagaaaatgaatagatgattccaagtgatagcgaaattttatcgttacaatttgaaattttaaattaacggaaactaatttaaataaacttatatctataattatcaaattcgtaacactgcctcccgcttaagcctgttcgtcccgaacaggcacagaacctgttccgtaaggagccaatcgttccagatgtacaactttcatctttgatctagggctgtcgtccttctgaatccggtatacaacatcattgatcttcttgatgactttgtatgggccttcccactgtgtttgcagtttaggacacaatcctttctttcgttgcgggttaaatagcagaaccaattcttcttcttggaagccctcagtatttacagcacgatcgtatctcgccttcattctgttgctgaccatttttattttgttgcgcactgattcgtgaacttcaccgaaagtgtttgggatgtcgtttctgttttcttccatggcaagctcattaggtttagcgccgaatataagatctccaggcaacttcaactcagttccgaatagaacattggccggtgttcgagaggtggaatcatgaatggcagatctatacgacagcaaaaactttggtatatactcgtcccagtccctctggccgttgtccactacttttcgaagatgttcctccagagtgcgattaaacctttctaccatgccatcggattgtggatgtaatggcgtagtcctcgttttcttgataccaaggaattcacacatctctttgaatatggccgattcaaaatttcttccctggtctgagtgaatctcggacggcacaccgtagcgacatatccagtttttgttgaccacatccacaatcgtttttgcctcttggtttggaattgcatacacctccggccatttgctgaagtaatccatgaccacaaggacataacggtttccagaatcacttactgggaaagggcctgccacgtccattgctattctttcaaacggggctcctggtctatattcttgcataggacctcgacttctccttgttggacctttcgccttcatgcacttctcgcaattggctacccattcagcaattgatttctggcatccaacccagtagaatcgttgcttcactttctcggcggttttggttattcccagatgacctccactgggaccattatggaactccgccaaaacgtctcttattttggaatctggaacgatgatcaaatttcggctgctcttgccatcttcgctttcccatttacgttgcagggatccattgactagaactaaactatcccattgagcccagtatgatttcataagtggactttcggctgcgatgtctttcttgctgggtttcttattttcttgttttgccgaaataatttttctcagaatgggatctttacgttgctctgttgaccagtctgtgccagattcgatgtgtaactgcctgacatttacaactgtctcctttggttcagccttcgagtagcgtctgttttctacattgcaatgccgtcgtgtcaaggcttgatcaataacttgtttgccaccttttctattatccgcaaaatttgaatttgagtcgcttggctttgtggtcgccttcttctgattattgtttaatggagatggcgagattgaccccgacgttttacgccacgctttacattcccgggaaagatgtccagccttatcacagttatagcatttcattctagatttatttgcttgctgcttcatttcttgcattatctgctttagagcctcttttaccaattcaatgaccgatttcgattcttcacacttggtctctactctgcgtactttgtgaatttgaggccatgctagcaatctcgcagtctcttgtacaagtgcaaatgttaccgtttctgtgaatgtagctttttgtgcggtatatgttgcacattttatctcagggtctcgaatgccattcacaaaagtCTCAATCTTGATACGATCTATAAGAGGATGATTCTCTCCAGGGTATGccaaaagcactagccgctcaacttctgttgcaaaatcttgtagagtctcatttgatttctggactcttcctcttaattccattctgaagatgtcttgcttatgttctccaccGTACTTGCGTTGTAGCGCAGCTATTACTTCCttatagttatttctggaagaagttgggatactttgtattacatcggcagcattacccttcaatgccaacagaagttcaattgctctgtcgttgtcattccacatgtttctggatgccaccgtctcaaattggaatttgaaaacatcaaatgaagatgagccatcaaaaacaggagttttgatttttgggccctCGATTACGCGCACTGGGCCACCTTTCATTTCtagttctgacatttttttctcaaggtgtagaaatttttcatcgtgaaccacaaatttcttatccaattccacaatttgacttTCAATGTGGTCTACGCGTTTCTCCATACCTTCCGAAAGTTGTTGTAACttttcattaagaattctagaattttcgtcaaatttctccaccaaaagaagagaattttcttccatcatttttctagaattttcttgcatttttagagcgttttcttccagcaattttctagaattttcttccatttttagagaatttgcttccagttttctagaattttcttccatttttctagaattctcatccatgatttttctagagttttccTCCAGCATTTTACTCAAAAcactgagcattgatgtgtaatctacaacactcgaagccacagacggagtttctacactgctggtattgacgagtattgattcatcaatgtcttccttataatcaaactcatgcgtcgcaatgtccatattacgccgttcaaactcttccagtagacgcttttgaagctgggccttattgcctgttgtcggcagctccagtttgctcaattccttttttaagtcttccactcgaagctcattaaatttcattgtagattttttttcgttatttcacttccgacaccaattgttacgtttttatatttaggcgtttttaattacccgacaattaaaacacagttcttttaaataacgacaatctacaatttatttactatgacttcacactttacaattcgttcacactgaagttattcgtttgacgctttaattaagactgactcgttagcagcatgcgaacgcttttatatatgacggtgtggcaatacgagaacattctggtagcacttcaatattctggcaacgccagaacattcttagacaatgctagaaggatctacgaccattaagttgtttacctggtggctgccaaacacatacacactcacatagatatatgctcgcattactacaacaacaacaataatgacaatagacaatgagatgaaatgagaatgcagaataacaaagcaaaggggttgctattctatgagagagtaagaactaacatttcggtaagcaaacaaaagaacataaaagaaattcaggaaaatactagaaaatgaatagatgattccaagtgatagcgaaattttatcgttacaatttgaaattttaaattaacggaaactaatttaaataaacttatatctataattatcaaattcgtaacagtatttagtaaacaccaacatttgcaatcttaaaacatcaattggtaaacaaattttcaaccaccaatatccaatgcaaccgacgactgtcggtgtatgagtatgagtgttggtctctcgaaaacaccgtagtaaagcaatcacacaaattgattacccatatctcagcagtttatTTGgcactctctcaattctcttgagctaatgccaactgctagtaattgttgttgttgagtgcaatcacacttaagtgccaacGTTTTTagtttaccgagcgttgttacggtgtcgattggtttaagattgcaagacactgcatacgaacattgttatatactattggtgtttttattctcgcatttgtatcaatgtaaaagatcgaatggtaattggtgtcttactcactgccaccgacattttttgggtaagattgcaatacgaaaaatgccaccggttgcagttctctgatgCAGAACATCAGCGCTTCGCTAAACAAATCGAAGAAATACCTCGTTCGACGGCGACATGGTTTGAAAACACAAACACAACAAAAGGCAATCGAACCCAAAGCAAACATAACAAATATCAATTCCATGTTGCATATAATTTGTTGCTACTTGGGTTATAAATGTTTTGCGTGGGTTATGCATGTTCTACAGAACCTCAAGCAGCACAGCACAGTGGTGTgatttaattttgtgaaaaaatatagAAGCCGTAAGCAGCAAttacttcaataatttttgtacaatacAGAAGCTTGGTTTAGCTTTGcgtattgttataccctccaccataggatgggggtatattaactttgtcattccgtttgtaacacatcgaaatattgctctaagaccccataaagtatatatattctgggtcgtggtgaaactctgagtcgatctgagcatgtccgtccgtctgaacgaaacaagctatcgacttgaaacttggcacaagtagttgttattgatgtaggtcggatggtattgcaaatgggccatatcggcccacttttacgtatagcccccatataaaggaacccccaaatttggtttgcggagcctctaacagaagcaaatttcatccgatccagctgaaatttggtacatggtgtcagcatatgatctttaacaaccatgcaaaaatggtccatatcggttaataattatatatagcacccatatgaaccgatcccccgatttggcttgcgaagcctctaagagaagcaagtttcatccgatccgcctgaaatttaatacatagtgtaagtatatggtctctaacaactatgcaaaaattggtccatattggtccgatccagctgaaatttggtacgtggtgttagtatatggtctccaacacccatgcaaaaattggtcgaaatcggtacataattatatatagcacccatacaaatcaatccccagatttgacttccggagccctttggaagagcaaaattcatccgattcggctgaaatttggtacgtgatgttagtatatggtatccaacaaccatgcaggaattggtccatatcagtccataatcatatatagcccccatataaaccgatcccgagatttggttggagcctcttggaggagcaaatttcatccaagtcagttgaaatttggtacattgtgctagtatgtggccgttaacaaccatgcctaactaggtccatatcggtctataaatcgatccccctcagataaatcaatccccaatcacacaaaaattggtccatatcaagttcataattgtatatagcccccatataagcgacccccatatttcaattctgggtctctacgtaccgtgcaaaagtccatatcgattcgtaattatttgtacacttacctatacatacctttttttgtctagtatataccacgtatggacttactcacaatttagaaaacgatgttaagaagttttaagataccacaacccaagtacttcgattgtggatgacagtctttcgtagaagtttctacgcaatccatggtggagggtacataagcttcggcctggtcgaacttacggccgtatatacttgtttttttatgtcatattgttttttgtttatttctagatTCTAACTTTTGggattgaaaatgaaaataaattacattgaCTTTCACTTTTAACgtaaaagattttttaatttattttatttatagatttattataattaaaaaatacactaaatacaattaaaatcaaGTAGTAGCAATTAACACATAGCTATCGGTTTATGTTTAttagttattttatttaaagtaaAGGGAAATAAAGTACCATTTAATAAAACTATCAGTTCTTAAAAAAAGACAAATGTTTtatcttttttgatttgaaataaTGGACATTATATATAAACGAGCGGTACTAAGCTTAtgaaattatttgcaaaatttaaaatagcttGAAAGAAAATGGCATCACAAAATTAATGGTAAACTTAGTACCGGCTTTAATGCAAAAACTTATGTTCGGGGAATCCATGGCTTACAAAATTTGCTTGCACTCACACACACTTCAATAACTACGCACCAACTGCccccaacatttaatttttgcttTCAGCTCTGTTCAGAAGATGTTGCAAGCATAACAAAATGTTGCAAGCAATTTAGAACATGCGCACAGGTTCTACAACGCTTGCAACCTTAATGCTTGGTTTCGAATAGAATCTTCAAAACATCGTTTATTTGCAACCAAGTATGCGTAAGTAATGTtctgatatttattttatttgatgtttgaaagttcagaaaattttaaatttgaaaattgaaatatgctTGTGCAAACCTTTACCAGGTTTACGACAGCGGCTGTCTAccttagaccttatgtcagcactcgcttctgaataacggcctcatcaacagcgactcagcagcgGTGGTGATCGC contains these protein-coding regions:
- the LOC142227363 gene encoding uncharacterized protein LOC142227363; amino-acid sequence: MSDYIADMKILFEKLEAVGERFSERWVIAMLLSSLPPSFDTLVTALELTEEYQRQAKDATPNSVLNSSKIPQVKQDDYSGKRCHYCKIKGHLKKNCWKFKKDNQRTTNESKQQANNVESKDNYIFSCAGDVSCWMLDSGATCHISTRREDFITLN